From the Malus domestica chromosome 17, GDT2T_hap1 genome, one window contains:
- the LOC103405488 gene encoding uncharacterized protein yields MFYGTLVWDPWLIVVQIVCLQCLYYLTLGFFLSILVGTRVSRMSLVYFFDYATLTISTVTGWCVIGSYLLSALAGAGYLLLLIERAKKCLDFSATLYIVHLFICIAYGGWPSSMTWWVVNVTGVAVMALLGEYLCIRRELREIPITRYRANV; encoded by the exons ATGTTCTATGGTACATTGGTATGGGACCCTTGGCTCATTGTTGTCCAAATTGTGTGCCTTCAATGTTTATACTATCTCACTCTGGGGTTCTTCTTGTCTATTCTTGTTGGCACTCGCGTGTCTCGAATGAGCCTAGTGTATTTCTTTGACTATGCCACTCTCACTATCTCCACGGTCACCGGGTGGTGTGTCATTGGTTCCTATCTGCTCAGTGCACTTGCAGG CGCTGGATATCTGCTTCTTCTGATTGAGAGGGCAAAGAAGTGCTTAGATTTTTCAGCCACCCTATACATTGTACATCTCTTTATATGCATCGCTTATGGGGGTTGGCCTTCGTCAATGACATGGTGGGTTGTGAATGTTACTGGAGTTGCAGTGATGGCTTTGCTAGGTGAATATCTCTGCATTAGACGTGAACTGCGCGAGATTCCTATAACACGATATCGTGCAA ATGTTTGA
- the LOC103405489 gene encoding probable sulfate transporter 3.4 → MGVNSNRVEDHPYHETTIRIPTEAAMPPLEIHRVCLPPKQTTLQKLRQRLADIFFPDNPLHRFKNQTWFTKLLLGLQFFFPIFQWAPEYNIKLLKSDIISGLTIASLAIPQGISYAKLASLPPIVGLYSSFVPPLIYSVLGSSRHLAVGPVSIASLVMGSMLSEAVSSTEDPILYLKLAFTATCFAGLFQASLGILRLGFIIDFLSKATLVGFMAGASVIVILQQLKGLLGIVHFTTKMQFYSVVSSVITHRGEWSWHTIVMGFCFLVFLFATRHIGKTKPKLFWVAAAAPLTSVIISTVLVFLLHSKAPRISVIGHLPKGLNPPSSNMLYFSGPHLALAVKTGIITGILSLTEGVAVGRTFASLKNYQVDGNKEMMAIGIMNICGSCSSCYVTTGSFSRSAVNYNAGAQTVVSNIIMASAVLVTLLFLMPLFYYTPNVILAAIIITAVSGLVDYQAAYRLWKVDKLDFMACMCSFLGVLFISVPLGLAIAVGVSIFKILLHVTRPNTMALGNIPGTQTYHNLNRYREASRIPSFLILAVEAPIYFANSTYLQERILGWVREEEERIKASNESTLKCVILDMTAVTAIDTSGTDMMSELRKMLEKRSLQLVLANPVGSVMEKLKQSETLESFGLNGLYLTVGEAVADISSDWKAQP, encoded by the exons ATGGGTGTAAACTCCAACAGAGTGGAAGATCATCCCTACCATGAAACCACCATCAGAATTCCGACAGAGGCAGCAATGCCACCGCTAGAAATCCACAGGGTTTGTTTGCCACCGAAACAGACCACCCTGCAGAAACTCCGGCAGAGGTTGGCTGACATCTTTTTCCCAGACAACCCACTTCACAGATTCAAGAACCAAACTTGGTTCACTAAACTGCTTCTGGGTCTCCAGTTCTTCTTCCCAATTTTCCAGTGGGCCCCTGAGTACAATATTAAGCTTCTCAAGTCTGATATCATCTCTGGCCTCACTATTGCCAGCCTTGCAATTCCTCag GGCATCAGTTATGCGAAGCTTGCGAGTTTGCCTCCAATTGTTGGGCTAT ACTCAAGCTTTGTCCCCCCACTGATATATTCTGTGCTGGGGAGTTCTAGACATCTTGCAGTTGGTCCAGTTTCGATAGCATCTTTGGTCATGGGATCGATGTTAAGTGAGGCTGTTTCGAGCACTGAAGACCCCATTCTTTATCTCAAATTGGCTTTCACTGCTACATGTTTTGCTGGTCTGTTTCAGGCTTCTCTGGGTATTCTAAG GTTAGGTTTTATAATTGATTTTCTGTCAAAGGCAACTCTGGTTGGATTTATGGCGGGTGCTTCAGTGATTGTGATATTGCAACAGCTCAAGGGGTTGCTTGGAATTGTTCACTTCACTACAAAAATGCAATTTTATTCTGTCGTGTCCTCTGTTATCACTCACAGAGGAGAG TGGTCTTGGCATACTATTGTAATGGGCTTTTGCTTCCTGGTGTTTCTATTCGCAACAAGACATATT GGGAAAACAAAGCCAAAGCTCTTTTGGGTTGCAGCAGCAGCTCCATTGACATCGGTTATCATTTCTACGGTTCTAGTCTTCCTCCTCCATTCAAAAGCTCCTCGAATCTCAGTT ATTGGCCATTTGCCAAAGGGTCTCAATCCACCTTCATCAAACATGCTATACTTCAGTGGCCCTCACCTTGCTCTTGCTGTTAAAACTGGCATTATAACAGGGATTTTGTCTCTCACA GAAGGAGTTGCAGTAGGAAGAACATTTGCATCTCTGAAAAACTACCAAGTTGATGGAAACAAAGAAATGATGGCTATTGGGATCATGAACATTTGTGGTTCTTGCTCTTCATGCTATGTTACCACGG GTTCGTTCTCTAGATCTGCAGTAAACTACAATGCTGGAGCACAAACAGTAGTTTCGAACATAATTATGGCATCAGCTGTGCTTGTCACTCTGCTGTTTCTAATGCCATTGTTCTATTACACCCCCAATGTCATCTTAGCAGCCATTATCATAACCGCTGTGAGCGGACTCGTTGATTACCAAGCTGCATACCGGTTGTGGAAAGTTGACAAACTCGACTTCATGGCCTGCATGTGCTCCTTCTTGGGCGTTCTCTTCATTTCCGTCCCTCTTGGTCTTGCAATTGCG GTTGGAGTATCGATTTTCAAGATTCTTCTTCATGTCACCAGGCCAAACACAATGGCTCTAGGGAACATTCCGGGGACACAGACATACCACAATCTCAACAGATACAGAGAAGCTTCAAGGATTCCTTCATTTCTCATACTAGCAGTTGAGGCACCCATCTACTTTGCAAATTCGACGTACCTACAAGAAAG GATACTAGGATGGGTTCGCGAGGAAGAAGAGAGGATCAAAGCAAGCAACGAGAGCACACTGAAATGTGTAATTCTGGACATGACAG CTGTGACAGCCATAGACACTAGTGGTACCGACATGATGTCAGAACTTAGAAAAATGCTGGAGAAAAGATCGCTTCAG CTTGTGTTGGCAAACCCTGTTGGAAGTGTAATGGAAAAGCTAAAACAATCCGAAACATTGGAGTCGTTTGGATTGAACGGGCTCTATCTTACAGTCGGAGAAGCTGTAGCTGACATTTCATCAGACTGGAAGGCTCAACCATGA